TGCAAGGTTCTTCAGGACATTACATTTAAAGAGAGTGCATCAGAGTGAGACAAAATGAAATAACAACCTTACTATAGGACACTAACAGAACAAGACAATGTGACAGAATGACATGTGCCAGCTAAGGTGCAACATTTAGAAGTCCTAGCAGATACTCCTAGAGAATAAATATTGCCATGAACATTATTTTGTAGCAGGATTGAGTTGATACTCTCATCACTCCCCCTCAAGCTGAGAGTGGGAAGGAACTGCAACTCCCAGCTTGTCACAATGAGCAGTGTGCAGCTTGATTGGTAGGACCTTTGTCATGATATCTGCAATTTGATCAGAGGAAGACACCTGATCAGTGACAATATTGCCTGCTTGAATTTGATCCCTGATGTAGTGGCAATCAATATCGATGTGCTTGGTTTTTTCATGAAGGACTGGATTTGCGGCAATGGCCAAGGCAGCCTGATTGTCATATTCGAGCAGGGTTGGTGGTAGATTCTTGATTCCTATGTCCCTTAAAAGTGTTGTCAACCAAGTAACTTCACAGGTGGTGAGTGCCATAGATCTGTATTCTGCTTCAGTTGAAGACCTGGCTACCACGGACTGTTTCTTTGCTTTCCAAGAGATGGGAGAGTTGCCCAAGAAAATGCAATAGCCAGAAGTTGATCTCCTTGTCATTGGGCAGCTGGCCCAGTTACTATCACGATATACAGTCAATTGTGCTGCAGAAGAAGATGCCAGCAGTATACCTTGAGACATTGTTCCCACCAAGTACCTTAGCAACCTCTTAGCAGCTTGCATATGGACTGTTGTTGGTGCTTGCATAAATTGAGCTAGTATTTGAACAGTAAAGGCTATATCTGGCCTAGTGATGGTCAGATAGATGAACTTTCCAACCAACCTTTGGTAGATGGAGGGATCTTCCAGATAATCCCCTTTATCAGCAGTAAGTTTCAGATGACAGTCCATAGGAAGTTGCAGGGGTCTACAATTGAGCATGCCATATTCTTTTAAGATGTCAGATGTGTATTTCTGCTGAGAAAGAAAGAAACCATCAGGGGACCTGTGAATTTCTATGCCAAGGAAATAGTTAATGGGGCCTAAGTCTTTCATATGAAAAGATTCAGAAAGAAGGATCTTGAGTTGATGAATTTGAGGTGAATTATTTCCACATATCAGTAAGTCATCCACATTTACTAAGACAATAGTTATTGATTTATCGGAGGAGATCAGGAATAGACTATAGTCTGACTTAGATTGAGTGTATCCCATTTTGAGAAGAGTAGAGGAAAGCTTGGAGAACCAAAGTCTGGGGGCTTGTTTTAGCCCATACAAGGACTTTTTAAGTCTGCAAACCAAGTTAGCAGGAGGAGAGGAAGGAGCATGAACTGAGTTCTCATCAATTCTACAGCCCATATAATGATATCCTTGAGGCAGCTTCATATAGATTGTCTCATGAAGCTCCCCATGAAGGAAGGCATTAGAGACATCCATCTGTATAGTATGCCAATCCTCCATAGCTGCTACTGCCAAGAGTGCTCTCACCGTGGACATCTTTGCCACAGGTGCAAAAGTTTCAAAGTAATTTTCACCAAATTTCTGTTTGCATCCCAGGATAACTAATCTACATTTATATCTTTCCACAGCACCATCAGGTTTGTATTTTGTTTTAAATAGCCATTTGCAGCCAATTGCAGATTTTCCAGGAGGAAGGTGATTATTTCCCAGGTATCATTGGACTCAAGTGCAGTAAGTTCTTGGTTCATAGCAATTCTCCAATGAGAATGTTGGACAACATCCTTATAGAAGATAGGATCAGCAGTTCTAGTTATGGTGGAAAGAAAACAGTTGAATGAAGGAGTGATAGCTGTGAAGGCCAAGTTTGAAATGTGTTTAGGGTTGTGTTTATCTGATATGTAATCTTGCATACATACAGGTGGGGCATGAGGCCTAGAAGATTTTCTGGGCTGTATAGGAGTAACAGATTGCATTAGTGATGTATCAGAAATATCATTGTCATTACTGGGCTGAGCAGTATGATCAGGAGTGTCATCAAGAGAGGTAACTGGGTGAGCTGGATCAGTTTATAAGGACAAAAAATCATCAGTGATTGGAGTAGCAGGTGGAGTAAAGTTCTCGGGCAAAGGTTTCATGTATGACTCTGTGCACTGAGGGTTGAAAGGGAAGATGTGTTCACAGAAGGTAACATCTCTGGAGGTAAATTCACTCATAGTAAGGAGGTTCAGTAATTTGTAACCCTTGTTGAGACAGGGATATCCCAGGAACACACATGGAACTCCTTTTGGTGCAAGTTTATCAGTTGGAAATGCAGGGTTTTTAGCAAATGCAAGACAACCAAAAACTCTGAAATGATCATATTGTGCAGGCTTTTTATAAAGAAGATCATATGGTGTCTTGAAGTGAAGAACAGAGGTTGGTAGTCTGTTGATAATATGAGCTGCTGCCATAACATAATCACCCCAGAACTTCAATGGGAGAGAGGCTTGAAATCTAAGGCACCTAGCAATCTCCAAGATGTGTCTGTGTTTTCTTTCCACCCTGGCATTCTGCTGGGGTGTGTGGCTGCAAGAGGTCTGGTGAATGATGCCATGAGAGGCAAAAAACTCTTTACAAGAACTAGAGTCAAACTCAAGAGCATTATCAGACCTAAGGCATTTAATGGTGGTTTTGAACTGGTTTGAGGCGTAGTTAAAGAATGCCTGAAGTGTGCTTAAGGAGTCTGACTTATGAGCCAACAAATAAATCCAAGTATGCCTAGAGTAGTCATCCAAAATAGTCATAAAGTATCTATATTTTCCTCTAGTAGATTCCTTATAAGGGCCCCAAATATCAATATGAACCAAATCAAACATAGCAGTGGCATGTGAATCACTTAAAGAAAATGGCAACTTTGTAAATTTAGACATGGGACAGGTTATGCATACCTTAGTTGTCTTCTGTATTTGAGCTTTCACATAAGGAATATGCTGCAATTTAGAACCTGGAGCATGGCCCAGTCTATGATGCCAAAGATCAAACTGATTTGTAGTATCAGGAATTGAGGGTTGATTCATAGGCTTGTCAACAACAGTGGCTGTGAGACATGTTGAGGTTGCAGATAGCCAGGAAGAAGGCACTGATTCCTTTAAATGATTGATTAGGTAGTACAGACCATTGTGTGCTTTTCCAATACCCTTTAGTTTCCTTGTATCTGCATCAAGGATGACACAGTGCGTAGGAAAGAACTGTAGTTGACAATTTGAGTCCTTCATAAGTTTCTGTACTGATAGGAGATTGTGCTTAAAGTGAGGCACACACAAGACTTGTTGAAGCACAAGGCCGGATTCCAATTTGACTGTACCACTGTGACTGATATGTGCACGGTCACCAGTTGGGAGATTGATATTGCTCAAAGTATCAGCTGGAACAGGATCAAAAAGATTGCTCACAAATGGAGTCATGTGATCGGAGGCACCAGAATCGATTATCCATTTGTGAGTAAGATTAGTGGCTTGATTAAGTGTTATCATTCCTGAGAAGTGCACATCAATTTCATCATCTGTCTCAGAGCCTTTATGGAGGTTCAGTTGAGGCATCAATTGTTTCAATTGCTCCAACTGTTGTGGGGAGAAATAAACATCTGGAGTTGATCTCTCAGTAGTGACTTGAGCTATAGCAGCCAATTTCGGTCCACCTTGTCTATTGCCAGAGGCCCATCTGTGATTGCTTGGTTTTGGTCGAGAATGACCTTGATTGGGTGTTGAAAGACAGCTCTTGGGATGCCATCTTGGGTAACCCACAACCGTCCAGCATCTGTCTTCTTTGTGACCTTTAACACCACAGGCAGAGCAAGTGATTTGTTTATCAGGATTAAATTTGCTGTACATAGCAAGGCTTTCATGATCCATCTTGTTGTTATTTAGAAGGTCCCTCTGGGCCTCTTCTTGTTGAATGACTGCAGATGCAGATTCCACAGTGGGAAGGGGGTTCATCATTAATAATTGACTTCTCTGTAAGGAGTAAGTTTCATTGAGACCATTAAGAAACTGGAACAGTTTTGATTCTTCCATGTGAAGAGAGATGGTGTCTAACAAAGTAGTGACTTCTGCAGTAGGGTTAGTGACAACAGGTAAAATGTTCATGGCATCAAGCTCCTCCCAAATGGCTCTCAGAGATGTGTAATAATCATTGACAGAAAGATTCAGTTGCCTAATTTCATATAGGTCTTTGTTTAATTTATATTTTCGAGAGCCATTAGTTAGAGAGAAAAGTTTTTCAAGACTAAGCCATATTTGTCTAGCAGTAGGCATAAACATAACAGACTTTTTAACACTAGGGGAAACATTACCAGTCAGCCAAGCAATGACCATGTTGTTGCAAGTTTCCCAGAGATCGATCTGTGTGGCGTCAGTTGTTGGTTTGAGAACACTTCCAGTCACAAATCCCAACTTTCTTTTGGAGCTCAGGTTTATTTCCATGGCTCTTTTCCAGGCTCTGTAATCTCCAGATCCCTGTAGTTTGTCAATTTGAATGGATGTAGGGTTATCAGATGGGTGAAGAAATAATGGGTTTGTCATATCTTGAAGGGTTAGACGATTGTTGTTGTTAGACAGAGTCGTAGCAGGGGTCGTCATGGATTCTCAGATCGGAAAGAAAGGGTTTTgtttatttttgatttttgagGTTGAGAAGAGAAGAGAGGGTTTTAGGTATAAGGGTCTGATGATTTGGAAAGGTTCACCATTCTATCACTGCAGTtggtagctctgataccatgttgacTTACTTAAAGATAAGAAAGTATTCCAAAAGCAGATAGAATGAAGAACTAGGGATTGATGATTATCATTTCTTGAATCATAAGTGCAAGGTTCTTCAGGACATTACATTTAAAGAGAGTGCATCAGAGTGAGACAAAATGAAATAACAACCTTACTACAGGACACTAACAGAACAAGACAATGTGACAGAATGCCATGTGCCAGCTAAGGTGCAACATTTAGAAGTCCTAGCAGATACTCCTAAAGAATAAATATTGTCATGAACATTATTTTGTAGCAGGATTGAGTTGATACTCTCATCAGTCCTATATTTGTACCACATGATGTTTCTGGATACACAAGAGTTGTGCCAATGCACCCATCACCTACCTAAGTAAATATCACTACCAACACACTCTCATCTTGGCCTACTCTCTTCCCCAAGAATATCGTGAATTTTACTGGTCATGTGGCATCTGTGATAAATTTATCAATCCCATCCACTGGGTTTATTATTGCGCAAATTGCAGATTTTTTGCTCACCTGAAATGTGCTTCATCAAGTGAGAAGTTGATGTACAAGTTCCTCCTAGTATTTCCTATGTTTTTTACTATTGCTTGTTAATTAAATTTTTAGTTTTCCTACATTGTTGTTTCACTTGGGAGTTATTCTGATTGGATCATGTTTTTTCTTTTGGAATAGCTTAAGCGACGATGGAGGGGGAGAGTCCAATTTGATGCACTTCCCAGCACACGATGAAGCATCACTACATGAAATGATGCAGCAATGTATCATGAAGGCCGCTCTGCTGCATAATTCTGCCATTGGAGAGCCTTCACCTTATATCAACCATTGGGGCCATGAACACCTGCTGGCACTCGGAAACAAGAATGCAAAAACATTGACCCCTTACTTGAACCGGAATTTAGAAGATCATGCATTGCTAATTTGCAATGGGTGCACTAAACCAATCTCCTTGGTTGATGATACATTCTATGTATGCAATTCATGCAGTTTTTTTCTCCACAGGTCATGTGCCCAATTTCCGAAAATGATTGAGCATCATCTAGCAGGCAAGCTGATTGGAAACAAATTCAATGAATTCGCTACTTTCAGATGCCATGGTTGCAGCTTTCCTAGTAATGGGATTGTCATGTGGAATCAAACAACGAGGTTTGACATCTGGTGTGCTTCATTACCCAGAGTAATCAAACACGAAGCTCATCGCCACCCTCTTAACCAATTAAAGTATCCACATGATTATATTTGCAAAGCATGTTTTTTTGAATATGAAACAGAGAAACAAGAAGCTATCATGTATGGATGTGAAAAATGTGAATTCTACATACACATAAGGTGTGCCTTAAGGCCACACCTGGTGAAACATAGATGGGATCCACATCCCCTCTGCTTGATTCTGTCTCCTGAGAATGTAGCTGATCATCCTCACGAGTTCGATTGTGAATTTTGCTCTCAACAGATTTATCCCAACACCTGGTTTTATCACTGCAGTGCTTGTGATCTGTCATTTCACAGTTTCTGCATTGATCCATATTATTTGTTCTGTAATATGAAGTTTGGCGCTACCAACATTTTTAGCTACACACATCATCACCCTCATGGCCTCACATGGCTTGTAAATAAAAAGATACGAAGATGCAAGATATGCAGTGAAGATGTAACCGGAGTGCCAGTCCTCGAATGTTCACCGTGCAGATATATAGTGCATCCGCGTTGTTTccttttttaaaatgaaaaatcGGATGCCAGATGCTGCACTTCTCGAATGTAGATATATTGCAAAAGTTCAGAATGTTTTCGATTTTTTTGTGCACTTCTGTCTTGCCAAAACTGTAATTCATGAACCATTTGGATCAGGAGATCTCAACAAATGACCAGAAGTAGAGTTTTTATATTCTTGTTCTCATTTTTGTTAACCGGGTTTAATATCATGTATAATTATTTCTGATTAACCTACAATAACAACAGCACGAAGCTTAACGGTTCCTCCAGGCAGAATGTTGAACTGGGATCCTTAGCAAAGTCATAGCTGAGTAGCTGTATTGCAAGTCAGAAGACATTTAGAATATATGCAGAGTTAAACCTGCTCTCGAACAAGATCAGGGCCGGAGCAAAAAAATCATAGACTCTATGCGAAACTTCAGAATTGAGCCCTTAATttctattttaatataaatagTGTGAAACTTCACTTTGAAATTCTATCAAAGAAAGTCCATCTAGCTTTTATTGTGACATTGTCGTTCATAAATATATGCATGGTGTTCAAAACTTGGGAGCCTTTATTCTGGTGGCTCACCCCGCGCTCTCCCAGCGGCCAGCGCCCCCTCCGAACAAGATGCATGCATGTAACCGAAACAAAAGTGTCAGGATCTTTACATTCTCAGTAATCGGGTCTATATCTTATACAAAACCATTCCATCACAGTCACTGAAATAGAGCAGCACAAATCGATCGTGTCAGCAGATTTCTTAGTAAATCAAAATCTATGTAATCTACAATAAAAACATTAAGACGAGCCAACTCTCACAGGAAAGGGTTGAGCCAACTGCATCTACAATAAAAATCAAAGTAAATTCAGCACTCTCTCTCTCTAGTCTGGCAGAATCTCTGCTGCATTCTATGCATTAATTTTACTCTCACGACATTAAACAACTATCTCATACTTCTCCATTCACACTTATTTTTTATTTCCCACCATTTTTCTTATCCAAAACTTTAGCTTCTGTTGTTTCATAATCCTGGTTCTACCTggggctgagcaaaaccgaaccgaaatcgAAAAACTGAACCGAAGGTTCGGTTCAGTcctaaatttttcagaaattcggtctattcggctggaccgaatagaccgaggccgaatagaccgaaataaaattcggttcgCTTCTTTTCACAAATATTTCAGTCCGGAGCGAATAGACCCaatagaccaaatcataaatactataattttgtattatatatattttacatatatcttaaaaattataatcaaaatttttaaattttaattacatttatggagtattagaactctacatatcacgttattttaattatattttaaatttcataatttgtgatttaatttttaatgcaattttatttttgaaaaacatttcggtctattcggtccaaaaccagatcaaaccgaattatttcggttcggttcggttcggttcggtccggtccataatataacttcggTCCGATTCGGTCTAAGAAAAAAATACTATACAATTTTTcagtctattcggtccggaccgaacCGACTCCGCCCAGACCGAACCGTCCGACTCAGCCCTAGTTCTACCACTGCGGGCACACACACTGATTTTTTTATGTTTCTTTGATAGAATGGGATGTCACAAAGAGAATAAAAGAGATGTCACAAAGACTATAATTCATCATAGTTTTTTTCATTTGAGAAATCGAATTTACTAATGAGTATAAAATCGTAAGAAAAGAACTTGAGATCGGCTCGTTTAAGTGAATTCGGCTCGACTCGTTGAAAATGAGCCGATCGCGAACATAAAATAAGTTCGGATAAGTAAACGAGCGGAGCCGAATTTTTTGTATATTCGTCTTGGACTCGGCGCATTTAGGTTGGACTCGGTAACTCAACTCGGCTCACTTTGATTGAATGAGATTCTAGATATCAAAACggataaattttttatatataacaaataataaatatttactaatcacttgtataaagattttaaattttttaattaaaatgtaATACTTATTTTAAagaaatataattaatttaattaaaatttaatccatattttagtaataaattaaataattaatttaactAATATAATACATATCACTAGAGCTTGATTACTTTAACAAATAATTTCTAATTAAATTTAACCCTAAATTTCACCTCACACTTTTATTAGAGGAGTTTATGATAAAATCGACCCAAATTACGAtttcaaatatattaaaatattgagttgttaaaataaattataacattataacatttttaagaaaaagataaataatttttaataattatatttctCGACCTCAAAGGGGCTTgctttctttattttattttatttgtctTTTCTTCTAATCTGAACCAACTCAACTTAAATATCAAAAATTATTAAATCTTTGACAATCGAAATCAACAATTTAAAAGTAATGTCCGATTTCTAAAGTTATGAATGTCTCGATAATTAAAAATGAAATtgattttgttcttaaaactcgaTTTGTGAAATAAATTGATAAAATAATATGGATTAAAAAATAAGTGTAGAGTGTGAGTATGTATATATAATTGTAAGATAAAACTAGTATTTGATCTCCATATaacttataaaattataaattataactTAAGCTAGGTCgattaaaaattatatatgcGAACTATTAGTTGACaactcgactcggctcgagtTCGGTTGTTCGTGAGAAAACTCATGTTCGGATCGGCCGAGCTCGGTTGTTCGTGAGAAAACTCATGTTCGGATCGGCCGAGCTCGACTCGTTTATAAACGAGCCGATCATGAACATTTTTTTCGACTCGGTTTTTAAATTCGGCTCGGCtcgttttaaaaaaaattatgctcGGGTCGGTCCGGATAGAACTCTCGGTTCTGTTCGCTAGGAGATCTAATAAAATTAGTTTAGTGATTCACCACCTACAAACTTTTTTATAAAAAGTAAGAAATGTGGTTGCTTTAAAATTGCTCAGAGTATAACGGTTTTTTTTATACCTGAACCTGAGCATATGTGTTTTTGCAAGTGAAAACAACTTGTTTCTAAGCCAAAGGATatatatttggtgagagtatggaagaaagagaggaatggcagaagggaaacagaagaaaggccgaggcacatagaaggagtgaagataacactgaagtaactaaatcaatatctaaaccactaccctccatacctgaaccctttgttgctgatcccactataaacatccatggtgaaccaatcattccaaaagaggaacctattgattgggacaccatcaaattgcctacctttttaaccactcttccactaccaaagaaacagaaaagaaaatccaaatctacacctcccctaacctctaagaagttcactcaaaaacacaaacctaagcctaagccacccatttctaaagatgattatgttcacatctgtgacataaaagaaatttcagacattgaactctatctggatgagctggaggatgtaaggggaatagctgcctacagacagctaccagagagattggtgttcagatacaaaggagctggggaaagaacatggcctctctacaggattctgaatgaaggctactctaccttgatcagagtcttttcagccatacaaaaggattctggctttaccaggactgccaagactgaaattctcaacaagattgccaacataaggaaaacttggagggagcccaatgctttgcccagaaccttactcattcaagaaaggggaactataattcacaaatcacctcattggttgatggaatttagagatgataaaggagtcagaagatttttcagacttgaagaccaactcaagattgccagcaatgaaactctcaaggaaatgcaatctaagttggatatcagtgatgaagatgaagctgaattcttcagacaactccaactccaaattgaggaaaataacaaagggctaggaaagaaaaccagggaacaaagaagaaaaatatgatttgctcaggctagaggagcacccttggaaatactgtaaatcttcaattacctcctagtacatacacttttgcagcatttttaaatttctacttagtttcaattcatatatctgttaagtgttttgttatcatcaagttaaccctgaatttatgcctacaattcttatagacataaatagggggagattgttaggaatatatgtgcattagtttgacgatatgtttaacaaaacacttaagtagaaatctagtgtctgtagcctcaacggataagaccactttggctatccgttgatggtgtagctttacttagaaataagtcatgttgactactagaagatgtgcaaataggaaggccaattgtaaatatttcatgccttgtaattttgtataaatgaagtggtgtcaacggataacttaaagaccttcaacggatgagaaacaaagcttcaacggatgtctctaaagcttcaacggataacatccttcaacggatgagtgcatcaacggatagagcttcaactgttaacacatcaacggataaagccatcaacggatgaaggcttcaacggatgttatgttaaatagcagttgataagtggtagttgtaactgcagacagaggcacatgggttgacagagataactgaaatgtggaagcctaatttcaggaatatcagaaaaagcagccgttctactctagtacaaagaagcaatagtcaacaaagtactggagtgatatggagaagaaacaagtggagaactcattttattattgtaatttatctttgtcttcacttgtacacttggtaatatataaaccaagcagcagctagtaattagataagaatttttccagtactgtttagaaaaatcttgagagaaaaattatctagtttgtactaggacgcagctgtgatcaacatcttgaatcacagattttctgaaataccatctctggtggaacaacaaatccaccagaaaagtttttaaggtctgttgtatTCTTTActttagtgcttgaatatatatctatctgtattagcttaaagcaattcacacacttatttatcttgaacacaaaacctttaaaactgctcaaaacttgaaaaagaattttgagatttacatttaaccccccttctttaaatctcattgttagtccactaggaataacagaaTCTCGACTAAATACTGGGTGTCACTCATCACTCTGCCCGCTTTACCCCCTAGCTACCTGCAGAAAGGAA
The window above is part of the Apium graveolens cultivar Ventura unplaced genomic scaffold, ASM990537v1 ctg670, whole genome shotgun sequence genome. Proteins encoded here:
- the LOC141703498 gene encoding uncharacterized protein LOC141703498 — its product is MHFPAHDEASLHEMMQQCIMKAALLHNSAIGEPSPYINHWGHEHLLALGNKNAKTLTPYLNRNLEDHALLICNGCTKPISLVDDTFYVCNSCSFFLHRSCAQFPKMIEHHLAGKLIGNKFNEFATFRCHGCSFPSNGIVMWNQTTRFDIWCASLPRVIKHEAHRHPLNQLKYPHDYICKACFFEYETEKQEAIMYGCEKCEFYIHIRCALRPHLVKHRWDPHPLCLILSPENVADHPHEFDCEFCSQQIYPNTWFYHCSACDLSFHSFCIDPYYLFCNMKFGATNIFSYTHHHPHGLTWLVNKKIRRCKICSEDVTGVPVLECSPCRYIVHPRCFLF
- the LOC141703501 gene encoding uncharacterized protein LOC141703501, producing MTTPATTLSNNNNRLTLQDMTNPLFLHPSDNPTSIQIDKLQGSGDYRAWKRAMEINLSSKRKLGFVTGSVLKPTTDATQIDLWETCNNMVIAWLTGNVSPSVKKSVMFMPTARQIWLSLEKLFSLTNGSRKYKLNKDLYEIRQLNLSVNDYYTSLRAIWEELDAMNILPVVTNPTAEVTTLLDTISLHMEESKLFQFLNGLNETYSLQRSQLLMMNPLPTVESASAVIQQEEAQRDLLNNNKMDHESLAMYSKFNPDKQITCSACGVKGHKEDRCWTVVGYPRWHPKSCLSTPNQGHSRPKPSNHRWASGNRQGGPKLAAIAQVTTERSTPDVYFSPQQLEQLKQLMPQLNLHKGSETDDEIDVHFSGMITLNQATNLTHKWIIDSGASDHMTPFVSNLFDPVPADTLSNINLPTGDRAHISHSGTVKLESGLVLQQVLCVPHFKHNLLSVQKLMKDSNCQLQFFPTHCVILDADTRKLKGIGKAHNGLYYLINHLKESVPSSWLSATSTCLTATVVDKPMNQPSIPDTTNQFDLWHHRLGHAPGSKLQHIPYVKAQIQKTTKKYTSDILKEYGMLNCRPLQLPMDCHLKLTADKGDYLEDPSIYQRLVGKFIYLTITRPDIAFTVQILAQFMQAPTTVHMQAAKRLLRYLVGTMSQGILLASSSAAQLTVYRDSNWASCPMTRRSTSGYCIFLGNSPISWKAKKQSVVARSSTEAEYRSMALTTCEVTWLTTLLRDIGIKNLPPTLLEYDNQAALAIAANPVLHEKTKHIDIDCHYIRDQIQAGNIVTDQVSSSDQIADIMTKVLPIKLHTAHCDKLGVAVPSHSQLEGE